One segment of Pirellulales bacterium DNA contains the following:
- a CDS encoding DNA polymerase III subunit delta', with product MWQGIIGHDDVVERFRRTLATGRLASTYLFVGPPGIGKKRFALELAHALLCSEAAEASLQPCERCDSCRMYAVGNHPDLDVVGLPPDKAALPIKVFIGDMEHRNQEGLCHRLGLRPFFGRRKVAIVDDADHFSIESANCLLKTLEEPPPSALLILIGTSPSRQLPTIRSRSQIVRFRTLPAEDVANILLDNGVVGDGNLARRVAELSEGSIERAMQLTDTALWDFRDHLYSALQTARLDSVRLTRAVQTFVDDAGKETSQRRERLRIVIGFAVTRYQQLLRSTAESEACRATQALDACLSALEQIDRNANLGLVIQNWCEGLAGGTIRIADSPLAFASAHH from the coding sequence ATGTGGCAAGGCATTATTGGGCATGACGATGTAGTCGAGCGATTTCGCCGGACGCTGGCGACGGGTCGGTTGGCCAGCACGTATTTGTTCGTTGGCCCACCAGGCATCGGCAAGAAGCGTTTTGCCTTGGAACTTGCCCACGCTCTGCTGTGCAGCGAGGCCGCTGAGGCGAGTTTGCAGCCGTGCGAACGATGTGATTCGTGTCGCATGTACGCGGTTGGAAATCATCCCGACTTAGATGTCGTCGGTCTGCCCCCTGACAAAGCCGCGCTGCCGATTAAAGTTTTCATTGGCGATATGGAACACCGCAATCAGGAAGGATTGTGCCATCGATTGGGTCTGCGACCGTTTTTTGGACGACGCAAGGTCGCCATAGTTGATGACGCCGATCACTTTAGCATCGAAAGCGCAAACTGTTTGTTGAAAACCTTAGAAGAGCCGCCCCCGAGTGCGCTACTAATACTCATTGGCACCAGTCCCAGTCGGCAGCTGCCGACAATTCGATCACGGTCGCAGATTGTGCGATTTCGCACACTACCGGCGGAGGATGTTGCGAATATCCTGTTGGACAACGGAGTTGTGGGTGACGGCAATCTAGCACGCCGAGTTGCTGAGTTGAGCGAAGGCAGTATCGAGCGTGCCATGCAGTTAACTGATACAGCGTTATGGGATTTTCGAGATCATTTATACTCGGCGCTCCAAACCGCACGATTGGACAGCGTGCGGCTCACCCGGGCTGTCCAGACATTTGTTGATGACGCCGGCAAGGAGACGTCCCAGCGTCGCGAGCGATTGCGAATTGTGATAGGATTCGCAGTCACGCGATATCAGCAGTTGCTGCGATCCACTGCTGAGAGTGAAGCGTGCCGGGCTACGCAAGCATTGGACGCTTGTTTGTCGGCCTTGGAACAGATCGACCGCAACGCCAACTTGGGGCTAGTCATTCAAAACTGGTGTGAAGGACTAGCGGGGGGGACTATTCGAATTGCGGATAGTCCGCTCGCGTTTGCGAGCGCTCATCACTAG
- a CDS encoding threonylcarbamoyl-AMP synthase, which translates to MIHLLGRGPRHFNSGSARMRRARAESPMPPIVIDIRNAEDSRDVVHRAVQALAEGQLVAIPTETVYGLAASACRPDAVERLVKIKGRPTGQPMALAIKSAEEAPDFVPDMSPLARRLARRCWPGPVTLVVDNGHRDGLISQLPREVREVVAPNGSVGLRVPANAMTQAVLRMLTGPIVLTSANRSGEPDAVNAQEVVRYLDGDVALVLDDGPCRYGQPSSVVRVKKNSLEILREGVVGEATLRRLAGVIVLVICTGNTCRSPMAELLMRDALAKSLKCRLDGLDERGIIVMSAGIAAAPGCPPTNEAVQVMREQGLDLSRHEAQPVTEQLVRHADLILAMTQSHMHSIVDRWPEAAERTRLLMPDRGDVADPIGQSVGAYRHCAAQIAAGVKQHAESLRRVLCD; encoded by the coding sequence ATGATCCACTTGCTGGGGCGTGGGCCGCGACATTTTAACAGCGGCTCCGCTCGCATGCGCCGTGCCCGCGCTGAATCGCCCATGCCGCCGATCGTCATCGATATTCGAAACGCTGAGGATTCGCGTGATGTCGTGCATCGAGCGGTTCAAGCACTCGCGGAAGGCCAGTTGGTCGCAATTCCGACGGAGACGGTGTACGGATTGGCCGCGAGCGCATGTCGGCCGGACGCGGTTGAGCGGCTCGTCAAGATAAAAGGCCGACCGACAGGCCAACCGATGGCGCTGGCGATCAAGAGCGCTGAAGAAGCGCCCGATTTTGTGCCGGATATGTCGCCCTTGGCGCGGCGACTTGCCCGCCGGTGCTGGCCGGGACCCGTCACCCTGGTGGTGGATAATGGACATCGCGACGGGCTGATTTCGCAGTTGCCGCGCGAGGTGCGCGAGGTTGTTGCACCGAACGGTTCGGTGGGATTACGCGTGCCGGCTAATGCGATGACGCAGGCGGTACTACGAATGCTGACGGGTCCAATTGTCCTCACGAGCGCGAACCGCAGCGGCGAGCCTGATGCCGTCAATGCCCAAGAGGTCGTTCGATACCTGGACGGCGATGTGGCACTCGTGCTCGACGACGGACCGTGCCGTTACGGCCAACCCTCGTCGGTTGTACGCGTAAAAAAGAACTCACTCGAGATTCTGCGGGAAGGTGTCGTTGGCGAAGCGACGTTGCGACGCCTGGCCGGAGTTATCGTGCTCGTCATTTGCACGGGCAACACTTGCCGTAGCCCGATGGCTGAGTTGCTGATGCGCGATGCTTTGGCAAAGAGCTTGAAGTGCAGACTCGACGGGTTGGATGAGCGTGGCATCATCGTCATGTCCGCTGGTATTGCCGCCGCACCGGGCTGCCCGCCGACAAATGAAGCCGTACAAGTCATGCGTGAGCAAGGACTGGACCTTTCACGGCATGAAGCTCAACCAGTGACAGAACAATTAGTCCGCCATGCCGACCTCATTTTGGCGATGACCCAAAGTCACATGCATTCAATCGTGGACCGGTGGCCAGAAGCGGCAGAGCGAACCCGATTGCTCATGCCGGATCGTGGCGACGTGGCCGACCCGATCGGCCAATCGGTGGGGGCATATCGCCACTGTGCCGCCCAGATCGCCGCCGGCGTTAAACAGCATGCGGAAAGCTTGCGGCGGGTACTGTGTGATTAG
- the rpiB gene encoding ribose 5-phosphate isomerase B, with amino-acid sequence MKVAIASDHRGYHLKERVISLLKSKGYEVVDEGPSSDTSVDYPDFAALVARKVSGSEVERGILICGTGIGMAISANKFPGVRAAACADEVTAELSRRHNDLNVLCLSGDLLSANSTERVVLKWMETEFEGGRHQRRLEKISRLEQR; translated from the coding sequence ATGAAAGTTGCCATTGCCAGCGACCATCGCGGCTATCACCTTAAAGAGCGGGTGATTTCGCTGCTGAAATCGAAGGGATACGAAGTGGTCGACGAAGGTCCGTCGAGCGATACCAGCGTTGACTACCCCGACTTTGCGGCGCTAGTGGCCCGCAAAGTAAGCGGAAGCGAGGTCGAGCGGGGAATTCTGATTTGCGGCACAGGCATCGGAATGGCAATTTCCGCGAATAAGTTTCCCGGCGTACGAGCTGCCGCGTGCGCGGACGAGGTTACTGCGGAGCTAAGCCGGCGGCACAACGACCTAAATGTCTTATGTCTTTCGGGAGATTTACTGAGCGCGAACAGCACCGAGCGGGTTGTGCTGAAATGGATGGAAACGGAATTCGAAGGTGGCCGACACCAGCGTCGCCTCGAGAAAATCAGCCGGCTGGAACAGCGTTAG